Genomic window (Chryseobacterium bernardetii):
TACAATATTGTAAGTAAGCGTTACTTTCTCTGATGATTTGAATGTTGATTCTTTAAAGAAGAACATCGCGATAATTAATCTTAAATAGTAAGCAATAGATAGGGCAGACCCTAAAACAGCTACTAATACTAAGAAAGCTGCTCCGTTCATTGCCTGAGAGAATAAAGCAAATTTCCCCATGAAACCAGCTGTTAGCGGAACTCCTGCCATTGATAGCATAGAGATAGCTGCTGCTGTTGCCAATAAAGGTTCTGTTTTTGCCAATCCTTTGAAAGCCCCGAAAGACGTTTCTCTTTTTAATTTCTCTACCCAGATCAGACACATGAAAACTCCTACTGTAGATAAAGCATAAGCGAATAAATAGAACGCTAAGTTATAAGTAGAAAGGCTTGTCATTCCGAAGAATACCAACCCGATGTATCCTGCGTGAGATACGGAAGAGTAAGCCAACATTCTTTTTGCATTCGTCTGAGCAAGACCCATAACGTTTGCCAATAATAGAGTGATGATTAAGAATACTCCCAAAACATTAATCCATTCGTGGGTAACTCCGGTAAATCCGATCGTCATTAATCTGAATAATGCAAAGAAACCTGAAATCTTTACCACACTTGCCATGAATGCTGTAATTAATGAAGGGGAACCTGCATATACATCAGGGCTCCACATATGGAAAGGTGCTAATGCTACTTTAAATGCCAATGCACAAAGGATAAGCAATACTCCTAAGATGAACATTACGTTTGAAGCGTTTGCAACTCCAAAGTCATGGATTTTATATAAATCAAAGCTTCCGGCACTTCCGTAGATAAATGCAATTCCGAAAAGTAAGAAACCTGTCGCGAATGCACCCATTAGAAAATATTTAATTGAAGCTTCGTTTGATCTCAGATCAGTTTTGTTCGCACCAGCCATTACATATAACGGGATAGAAAGGATCTCAACACCTAAGAACATGGTTACCAGGTTCTGGTATCCGAAAAGAACAATTCCTCCACATAATGCAAATAACATCAATGCATATAGTTCTGATTGGTGGCTTCTGTGATTGCTGAATGCAAAACCTCCCAGGAAGAATAACAATAAGGTTGTTACAATGGATAATTTAGTGAATAATGCAGTATTGGCACTGTATTCATACATATGCTTGTATTGATCGAAGAACGAACATTCAGGCATAAAGCTTACGTACAATGCGATGATTAAACCCAAAATCCCAATGTATCTTGCGAATTTTCCCTGCTCGAAAACTCCTGAAAATAACGCAATAACTGCCGTTAGGAAAACAATAATTAAAACACTCATAATATAGATTTGAGATGTGAGATTTTAATTGAAAGTAAAAAGTTGAAAATTGAAAGTTTGAATAATATCCGAAAACCGGTTCTTAAAGTCTTTGTTCTTTTCTCTTTATTCCTTGTCTCTTTAATCTCTTATTTTTTTAATTTTTAAATCTTTTATTTTTTAGTTAGCCATCGCTGTGTAGATAAACTTCACTGAACTGCTTACCATATCAATTACCGGTTGTGGGAAAATACCAAGTAAGATCACAAAAACCGCTAAACTGGCCAATACAGAGAATTCTACACCGGATAAATCTTTTGCTGTGCTTAATACTTCTGCATTTCCTTCTCCAAACATTGCTTTTCCGTAGAATCTCAACAAATATACCGCACAAAGAATTAGCGTAAGACCAGCAATTACTGCTGCTGTTCCGTTGAAATCATATACTGATTTTAACAG
Coding sequences:
- a CDS encoding NADH-quinone oxidoreductase subunit N; translation: MSVLIIVFLTAVIALFSGVFEQGKFARYIGILGLIIALYVSFMPECSFFDQYKHMYEYSANTALFTKLSIVTTLLLFFLGGFAFSNHRSHQSELYALMLFALCGGIVLFGYQNLVTMFLGVEILSIPLYVMAGANKTDLRSNEASIKYFLMGAFATGFLLFGIAFIYGSAGSFDLYKIHDFGVANASNVMFILGVLLILCALAFKVALAPFHMWSPDVYAGSPSLITAFMASVVKISGFFALFRLMTIGFTGVTHEWINVLGVFLIITLLLANVMGLAQTNAKRMLAYSSVSHAGYIGLVFFGMTSLSTYNLAFYLFAYALSTVGVFMCLIWVEKLKRETSFGAFKGLAKTEPLLATAAAISMLSMAGVPLTAGFMGKFALFSQAMNGAAFLVLVAVLGSALSIAYYLRLIIAMFFFKESTFKSSEKVTLTYNIVAVFVIVAIIVLGIFPDLFAKVFGL